TCCTCGGACGGCGTGCGCGCCAGCTCCGCGCGCTCGAGCTCCGCCCCGAGCCGGAGCTCGAGCCCCGCCGCGCCGCGACACAGCTCGGCGTAGGCCGCAGAGAGCGCGTCGGGGCGCACCGGCAGATACCACACCCGGCCCGCGCGCTCGGGCGGTGCCGCGCCCTGGCTCGCCGCGAGTCCGCGCGCCAGCGCCGCCGGGAGGCCCGCGTGAGCCAGCACCGGGTCGCCATCGTCGGCCGCGTGGTACAGGCCGCAGATCGTGTGGACCAGTGCATGCGCGGCGTTCCCGCCCAGGCGCTGCCCGCGCTCGACCAGCACGGTGCGCGCCCCGGCGCGCGCCGCCGCCACGGCCGCCGCCACGCCCGCGCTGCCGCCGCCGATCACGGCGACGTCGGCGCGCTCGGGCCGAGTCACGATGCCTCACCCAAGAGGTCGGCGCGCAGGCTCTCGCGGAAACGCACCAGCTCGAAGCCCGAGAAGACTCCCGCCTGGCGCACGTGCGTGAAGTTCAGCCGGCCCCCGCGCAGCGAGAACACCGCCGCCGAGCCCGGCGAGGGCGGCACCGAAGGCGCGTGGAAGGCGTTGCGGATCGGGGCACCCAGGAACGAGTCCATGCCGGGCAGGAACTGGTCGGTGTAGGCGAAGAAGAACGAGCACAGCTCGCCGCGGAAGGCCTGCCGCGCCATGCGCGCGTAGGCGGCGCGCGGCAGCCAGCGCGCATAGTCCATGGCGGCTGCGCCGGCCTCGACCATGCCCTCCTTGATCGCCGCCAGGCGCTGCGCCTTCAGCTGCTCGAGCAGTGACTCGAGGCTCGTGCAGTGCTCGGGAGTCACCTGGAACCAGAGCAGCGACACGCGCGTGCCGAACAGCGCGCCGCCCGCGCCTTTGGGGCGCAGGTTCACCGGCAGCGGCACCACGAAGCTCCGCGGGTC
The sequence above is a segment of the Myxococcota bacterium genome. Coding sequences within it:
- a CDS encoding FAD-dependent oxidoreductase, with amino-acid sequence MTRPERADVAVIGGGSAGVAAAVAAARAGARTVLVERGQRLGGNAAHALVHTICGLYHAADDGDPVLAHAGLPAALARGLAASQGAAPPERAGRVWYLPVRPDALSAAYAELCRGAAGLELRLGAELERAELARTPSE